AGTGTAAACTGAGATACGATTAATAATTCGCCATTCACATCATGTAAGGAACAATTTGTCTTTCCTTGTTCATCGGCAAAGATTCGTAGTTTTATTAATTTATCTAAATAAGCATCTGCAATTGCTTCTGTGTCTTCATTACTAACACCAAGCAACACTAATAATCCACGACCAATCTTTCCAATGCACTGATTATCCACAGTTACGCTTGCTTCTTCCACTCTTTGTACGACTAACTTCATTTTATCTC
This portion of the Clostridium sp. Marseille-P299 genome encodes:
- the dtd gene encoding D-aminoacyl-tRNA deacylase, which codes for MKLVVQRVEEASVTVDNQCIGKIGRGLLVLLGVSNEDTEAIADAYLDKLIKLRIFADEQGKTNCSLHDVNGELLIVSQFTLYADCKKGNRPSFIKAGAPNHANALYEYFVSECKKRVDKVETGSFGADMKVSLVNDGPFTIILDESNMKEI